One window of Phycodurus eques isolate BA_2022a chromosome 8, UOR_Pequ_1.1, whole genome shotgun sequence genomic DNA carries:
- the ptgfr gene encoding prostaglandin F2-alpha receptor, with amino-acid sequence MSTSESADLSSWTEATPTNMTCVEKDLSVTASVVSMTVGILSNSLAFFILLKSSKRMPPKSKAPFSVFATSLVVTDLLGHLVNGSVVLHVYSLRKHWETFDPHGRVCNLFGATLVFFGLSPLFLGSTMAIERCIGVTKPFYHSTGLAFRHTNKLLSVIWLLAALVAALPVVLRKSYRLQSSRSWCFYNLDKPDDRLDVFLPLLFALLGLLALLLSIICNTVTSCFLLLSTIHRKHHSRGTSYHIEMICQLMAIMLVSCVCWGPLLTRVILLTSKDDDDPASDKLLFLVRIATWNQILDPWVYILLRKAVLKKLYHMLQRCFRSKSREPVRWKHSFLRSSGSSHSKFGPPACLFDGLVVQNTRISLSDDSKTELFHVVLSVWKKG; translated from the exons ATGTCAACCAGTGAGAGCGCTGATCTGAGCAGCTGGACAGAGGCCACGCCCACAAACATGACCTGTGTGGAGAAGGATTTGTCGGTGACCGCTTCGGTTGTCTCCATGACCGTCGGTATCCTGTCCAACAGCCTGGCCTTCTTCATCCTGCTCAAATCCTCCAAACGCATGCCACCGAAATCCAAGGCGCCCTTCTCTGTGTTCGCCACCAGCCTGGTGGTCACGGACCTGCTGGGCCACCTGGTCAATGGCTCCGTGGTGCTTCACGTCTACAGCTTGCGCAAGCATTGGGAAACGTTCGACCCCCACGGGAGAGTGTGCAACCTCTTTGGCGCGACCTTGGTCTTCTTCGGTCTGAGCCCCTTGTTCCTGGGGAGCACCATGGCGATAGAGCGCTGCATCGGGGTCACCAAGCCCTTTTACCACTCCACTGGGTTAGCCTTCCGCCACACGAATAAACTGCTGTCTGTCATCTGGCTCCTGGCCGCCCTGGTGGCTGCGCTGCCGGTGGTGCTTAGGAAGTCCTACAGGTTGCAGAGCTCCAGGAGCTGGTGCTTTTACAATTTGGACAAGCCCGATGACAGGCTGGATGTGTTCCTGCCTCTGCTCTTCGCCCTGTTGGGCTTGCTGGCCCTGCTCCTCTCTATCATTTGCAATACCGTGACCAGCTGCTTTCTGCTGTTGTCCACTATCCACCGCAAGCATCACAGCAGAGGAACATCTTACCACATTGAGATGATCTGTCAGTTGATGGCCATCATGCTGGTTTCCTGTGTTTGCTGGGGGCCTTTACTG ACCCGCGTCATCCTTCTCACCTCCAAAGACGATGATGACCCAGCATCTGACAAACTTCTGTTTCTGGTGCGCATAGCCACGTGGAACCAGATCCTGGACCCTTGGGTCTACATCCTGCTGAGGAAGGCCGTTCTGAAGAAACTCTATCACATGTTGCAACGATGCTTCAGGTCCAAGTCCAGGGAGCCTGTGCGCTGGAAGCACAGCTTCCTGCGAAGCTCTGGATCCAGCCACTCCAAGTTCGGCCCACCCGCGTGCCTCTTTGACGGCTTAGTAGTGCAAAACACTCGCATCAGTTTGTCTGACGACTCTAAGACCGAATTGTTTCACGTGGTGCTATCTGTGTGGAAGAAAGGCTGA